The following are encoded in a window of Amycolatopsis lexingtonensis genomic DNA:
- a CDS encoding carboxymuconolactone decarboxylase family protein codes for MTNRVNFAKTAPKAFKALIGFDAAARAGLDPALVELVQIRASQLNRCAYCLHMHTSDARKAGESEERLHMVAVWHEATNFFSEKEQAALALTEAVTLVHGGVPNDVYARAAAQFGEEELAQLLALIFAINTWNRIAITTAKVPGTDERAA; via the coding sequence CTTCGCCAAGACCGCCCCGAAGGCCTTCAAGGCCCTGATCGGCTTCGACGCCGCCGCCCGCGCCGGGCTCGACCCCGCGCTGGTCGAGCTGGTCCAGATCCGCGCGTCGCAGCTCAACCGCTGCGCCTACTGCCTGCACATGCACACCTCCGACGCCCGCAAGGCCGGCGAGAGTGAGGAGCGGCTGCACATGGTCGCCGTGTGGCACGAGGCCACGAACTTCTTCAGCGAGAAGGAGCAGGCGGCGCTCGCGCTGACCGAAGCCGTCACGCTCGTCCACGGCGGCGTCCCCAACGACGTCTACGCCCGCGCCGCGGCCCAGTTCGGCGAGGAGGAACTGGCCCAGCTGCTCGCGCTGATCTTCGCCATCAACACGTGGAACCGCATCGCCATCACCACGGCGAAGGTGCCAGGC